CCAGCTTAATAAATGAGGTTTTTAATAGGTTGTTGGTCTAAAAAACTAGTATGTTTTTAAAAAGGGTTTTAGACAATTTTAAAGAATAAATATAATAAAGGAGTAATAAAGTAAGAAAGGAATTATTATTATGAAAGCTTTTATTTGTGGAGTTAGTAAATATGAAAAAGAATCAGATTTACCAAGTTGCGAAGTAGATGTGAAAAATATAACTTCTTCTATAAAGGAAAGATTAAAATTAGATCAATCTGAGATTATAACATTAAATAGCGTAAAAACTTCTATAAAAAAAGAAGAATTTATTAAAAGTTTCTTGGATTTTTCAGGCCTTCTTACAGACGAAGATACTGCAATATTTTATTTTTCAGGCCATGGTGGTACTAATTCTGGGGGGAAACATGAAATATTTTTAAGCGATGATTCCATTGAGACTGAACAAATAATAGGTATATTGGAAAGCAGTCGAAGTAAGAATAATTTAGTAATACTGGACTGTTGTTATGCAGGTAAAATTGATATTGAGATTAAAACAGCATCTATAGAAAAAAATCTGTTTGAAATTGTAGGAAAAGGAACAGAAATATTTTGTGCATGTAAAGATGATGAGAAAGCATATGGATATGAAGGTATAGGTGGTTTTTTTACCCAAGTATTTTCAAAAGCACTTGAAATTTCCTTGAACAATATAGAAAATGGTTTAACTATTAGAGATTTTACAAATTATATTCGAAGAGTCTTTGAAATGGGTTTGAGGCAAATAGCATATAAGCAAACATTTGTACAAATCGGAAATACTATTGGAGATTTTTATTTAATTGAACCACAACCTAAAACTTATAAACCTAAAAGTGTTTATTATGAATTTAATGATTATATAATCGAAGAGGTCAAAGATACTCATTCCGGTAGAAATAAAAGATATTCAGTAAAAGTATTATTAAAATATCCTTTTACAATAGACAAAATAAAAATGATTTCTGATGAAATATTATCGTTATCTACTGGCTTCGAAGTCTATAATAATGAAAAATTACATAATAGATTGTCTAAGGAAATTGTAAGCCATATTTTTTGTTACTTTGGTTTTACTAAAGAAGATATGTTAAATAGTAATTATTATTGTCGAAGTGTCTGGGTAGATAAAAGTCAAAATAGAAGTCATTGGCTTAAGAAGGTTGAAAATAGTCAACTGCTTGGTGAGACATTGTTTATTTATAACACTTCATATTTTGTTTTAAAAAACTTTATTAATTCAAATACTAGATCAGATATAGAAATTTTTGAGCTTGCAAACGCTATAAAAACAGATGCAATCAATATTGGCCAAATTATAATTAATAAATATCATGATTTTCTTAATAAGAAAATTTTTGAATATGAACTAATAGCGATTGTTGATTCTTATACTACTGAAATAGAACGACTTATTGATCAATCAGTAAATTTAGGTTATACGACTGAAAGGTTAAAAAAATGGATGAATAAATTAGTAGGAATGGTAGGAACGTTATCTGACTTTATACTATACTATGGTAGTAAATATGTTAATACTAGGGATGTAGATAATCGGAAGCAATGTATGAATTCTTCAATTAAATCATTTAATAGCGATCTTGATTCTTTGGCAAATATAGAAGTTACCTTAACGGAATTCTTTTAATTTAAATATTTCCCAAAAGCTATTAGAACAAAAGATTTCATAAAATAGACTACAATTTTAAATATTTATAACCTTTGTCACACTATCGAGAACCGTATTATTAAGTATATGTACTATAATTACTTTTCTAAACTAGCAGGGGCTTTAATAATTAGTTTATGTAGCAAAAGGAACAAATGTAAAACATGTACGATAGTTTGTGTTTGAAAATTTGTATTGTAAACTCGTAGGTAGGTTCGGTGTATGACATACATGGCTGGCCGTATTTTTTAAGAGATTAGGTATCTTAATTAATATAAAAGAATATGGAAGAAGTTCTTGTCTATTATTCAAGTTGCTAGAAAGCAAAAGTACATAAATCAACGAAGAGGGGTTGGAATTAACGATTTTTGAAGTATCCGTTGAATAAATTTATGAGAAAGATTTATTCAACGGAATTTTCTTTATTTTTTAGTTACACCTTTAAATGGCGTACCGTCTTGTTTTACATCCATAAACTTACCAGTATCTGAATCTACTTTTACCCATCTGTCAGTTTTAGGATTATAAACTTGATGTCGATCTTTTACTGCGCCAACGCGACCTTTACCTGGTTCTTTATTTTTGGCCATTAGAAACACCTCCTTTCGTTTCTATATTTCGACAATAATAGAAGAAATTCCTACTTGTGTTTTAAATAACGAGCATGTAAAAGTCTAGACTAAACAATTCAATTGCACGCAATTATTAGTAGGGCGGAGTTTGGTGTGGTTTTGAGAGTGGAAATTGT
This genomic interval from Lysinibacillus sphaericus contains the following:
- a CDS encoding caspase family protein, whose translation is MKAFICGVSKYEKESDLPSCEVDVKNITSSIKERLKLDQSEIITLNSVKTSIKKEEFIKSFLDFSGLLTDEDTAIFYFSGHGGTNSGGKHEIFLSDDSIETEQIIGILESSRSKNNLVILDCCYAGKIDIEIKTASIEKNLFEIVGKGTEIFCACKDDEKAYGYEGIGGFFTQVFSKALEISLNNIENGLTIRDFTNYIRRVFEMGLRQIAYKQTFVQIGNTIGDFYLIEPQPKTYKPKSVYYEFNDYIIEEVKDTHSGRNKRYSVKVLLKYPFTIDKIKMISDEILSLSTGFEVYNNEKLHNRLSKEIVSHIFCYFGFTKEDMLNSNYYCRSVWVDKSQNRSHWLKKVENSQLLGETLFIYNTSYFVLKNFINSNTRSDIEIFELANAIKTDAINIGQIIINKYHDFLNKKIFEYELIAIVDSYTTEIERLIDQSVNLGYTTERLKKWMNKLVGMVGTLSDFILYYGSKYVNTRDVDNRKQCMNSSIKSFNSDLDSLANIEVTLTEFF